One Vibrio pomeroyi genomic region harbors:
- a CDS encoding amino acid permease, with protein MKLFGSSLILSGTALGAGMLAIPMVLAQFGFMISSVLMLLIFIGTTYSALLLAEACTKTKDNSGMSSVAYLTLGSKGKHFINALFYLLLVCMLIAYILGVGDIIHKLLLDVGVNISASAAYTVFSLFMGVIVVAGKSYIDKLNRGLFIMMVVMLFIVIASLFSNIRLDYLTQTSQYTANDVVQYSAVIFTSFASMVVIPSLVIYNREATQKQIRNMILLGSVIPLVCYLTWLFAIIGNLGTDAISQFHNISELISAFSGQSAWLKVVIALFSALALVTSFLGVSMALYDQNKDAVTNNKLMAYALTFVLPLVLAELFASQFVSMLDYAGMVLVFLAIWGPLAMVVKVRRPDFPHLQAQGSYTAAGGDTALIATFGFGALIFVSWFMG; from the coding sequence ATGAAATTATTCGGCAGTTCTTTGATTCTTTCAGGAACTGCATTAGGGGCTGGCATGCTTGCTATTCCCATGGTGTTGGCCCAATTTGGCTTCATGATCAGCTCAGTGCTGATGCTACTTATCTTTATCGGCACCACTTACTCTGCACTGTTACTGGCAGAAGCGTGTACCAAAACTAAAGACAACAGTGGCATGAGCAGTGTTGCTTACCTCACTCTGGGCAGCAAAGGTAAACACTTTATCAATGCACTCTTTTACCTTCTGCTAGTATGCATGCTCATCGCTTATATCTTGGGTGTGGGTGACATCATCCATAAGCTACTGCTCGACGTCGGCGTGAACATCTCTGCCTCTGCTGCTTATACGGTTTTTAGCCTATTTATGGGTGTGATTGTGGTAGCGGGTAAGTCTTATATCGACAAGTTGAACCGTGGTCTATTTATCATGATGGTAGTGATGCTGTTTATTGTTATTGCCTCTCTTTTCAGCAATATTCGTCTTGATTATCTAACTCAAACTAGCCAGTACACAGCCAATGACGTGGTGCAATACAGCGCGGTTATCTTTACCAGCTTTGCCTCAATGGTGGTGATCCCGTCACTGGTTATCTACAACCGTGAAGCGACTCAAAAGCAGATCCGCAATATGATTCTGCTTGGCTCAGTGATTCCGCTCGTGTGCTACCTCACTTGGTTATTCGCGATTATCGGTAACCTTGGCACAGACGCGATCAGCCAGTTCCACAACATTTCAGAGCTGATCTCTGCGTTCAGCGGACAGTCTGCTTGGTTAAAAGTAGTGATTGCTCTGTTCTCAGCACTGGCATTGGTGACCTCTTTCCTTGGCGTGTCTATGGCGCTGTATGACCAAAACAAAGACGCTGTAACCAACAACAAGCTAATGGCTTACGCTCTGACCTTTGTGTTGCCTTTGGTATTGGCTGAATTGTTTGCTAGCCAATTCGTAAGCATGCTCGACTATGCCGGCATGGTGTTGGTGTTCCTAGCTATTTGGGGACCACTCGCGATGGTGGTTAAGGTTCGTAGACCTGATTTCCCTCACCTACAAGCTCAGGGCAGCTACACAGCAGCCGGCGGCGACACCGCACTAATAGCGACATTCGGTTTTGGCGCGTTGATTTTCGTGTCTTGGTTTATGGGCTAG
- a CDS encoding methyl-accepting chemotaxis protein produces MKLTDMSFKQKIIALLILPILGFLWLSVSAISKGVETKTEMSSLNQLTRLSVVYSELVHELQKERGMTAGFIGSQGTKFVSELAAQRANADNRRNERNDYWQSANINLPQINRLNTEISQSLNQITTIRNRVDSQSIPLSEALGYYTQLNAKLLSVSALIAELSSDATITTETIAYYNFLQGKERAGIERAVLNNTFSKNEFGPGMLVKFISLVTEQNTYFSNFEVLSNPANVRFFEQQLNDRSVAEVEKLRSLAESKMSGFDVDPVYWFSQSTARIVQLKKTENHLAESLIALTEKKMSEAQSAMMMSIGLFALITLFATFVSFKAISDLTMRVKDLTVMLSKVRNDNDLTVRAKYVGNSELGQISSALNETLEKFSNVIDNLSQSSLTLASAAEETSQTCHYNSNTLVQQQDQIGLVATATEELSATVNEVAAKTQKTASSAKLVDEQSQEGLSTVQNSYHSIEKLASEINDLAEKITHLHESSNNINSVIDVIKSVAEQTNLLALNAAIEAARAGEQGRGFAVVADEVRTLAQRTQESTLEIEGFISSLQSDVQTAFNVIDNSKKMSSKAVEDSKEVEHTLQSISAAISEIFSMTEQIATATEEQAVVTQDIAQNVMAVEQKSTESTTGATQIAATAKEQAELAASLKEIASTFKS; encoded by the coding sequence ATGAAATTAACCGATATGTCTTTTAAGCAAAAAATCATCGCTTTGCTTATTTTACCGATCTTAGGGTTTCTCTGGCTCAGTGTTTCTGCGATATCCAAAGGCGTAGAAACAAAGACTGAAATGTCCTCATTGAATCAACTGACACGCCTTTCGGTTGTGTACAGTGAGTTAGTGCATGAGTTACAAAAAGAGCGAGGCATGACAGCTGGCTTTATTGGCTCTCAAGGAACCAAGTTTGTCAGTGAATTAGCCGCGCAGAGAGCCAATGCCGATAACCGACGTAATGAAAGAAACGATTACTGGCAGTCTGCCAATATCAATCTGCCACAGATTAATCGCCTGAACACAGAGATAAGCCAAAGCCTTAATCAGATAACGACGATTCGAAATCGAGTGGATTCTCAATCTATCCCACTTTCTGAGGCCTTGGGTTACTACACCCAATTGAATGCAAAGCTTCTTAGCGTATCGGCGTTAATTGCAGAGCTAAGTTCTGATGCTACCATCACTACAGAAACCATCGCTTACTACAACTTCTTGCAAGGTAAAGAGCGAGCGGGTATCGAGCGTGCTGTGCTGAATAACACCTTTTCTAAAAATGAATTTGGCCCGGGTATGCTGGTGAAATTCATCTCTTTGGTGACAGAGCAAAATACCTACTTCTCGAACTTTGAAGTGTTGAGCAACCCAGCGAACGTTCGCTTCTTTGAGCAACAGTTAAATGACCGCTCTGTGGCAGAAGTAGAAAAGCTTCGTAGCTTGGCTGAATCTAAGATGAGCGGCTTTGATGTTGACCCTGTGTACTGGTTCTCTCAATCTACTGCTCGTATTGTTCAGCTAAAGAAAACAGAAAACCACCTAGCAGAATCACTGATTGCCCTGACCGAGAAAAAGATGTCAGAGGCGCAGTCTGCGATGATGATGAGTATTGGTCTATTTGCTTTGATTACTCTGTTCGCAACCTTCGTCAGCTTTAAAGCGATCAGCGACCTGACGATGAGAGTAAAAGACCTGACAGTAATGTTGTCTAAAGTTCGTAATGACAATGATCTAACGGTTCGTGCTAAGTACGTTGGTAACAGCGAGCTTGGACAGATCTCTTCGGCACTCAACGAAACGTTAGAGAAGTTTTCAAACGTTATCGACAACCTGTCTCAGTCGAGTCTGACTTTGGCTTCAGCCGCTGAAGAGACCTCGCAAACTTGTCACTACAACTCGAACACGCTAGTTCAACAACAAGATCAAATCGGTCTAGTGGCGACGGCGACAGAAGAGTTATCAGCAACGGTAAATGAAGTGGCCGCGAAAACTCAGAAGACAGCAAGCTCCGCTAAACTGGTCGATGAGCAGTCGCAAGAAGGTTTGAGTACGGTTCAAAACTCTTACCACTCTATCGAAAAACTGGCATCTGAAATTAATGACCTAGCTGAAAAGATCACGCATCTACACGAGAGCAGCAACAACATTAACAGTGTGATTGATGTGATTAAGTCGGTAGCAGAGCAAACCAACCTATTGGCATTGAACGCGGCGATTGAAGCTGCGCGAGCGGGTGAGCAAGGTCGTGGATTTGCGGTGGTTGCCGATGAAGTTCGTACACTGGCTCAGCGTACACAAGAATCGACGTTGGAAATTGAAGGCTTCATCAGTTCACTACAGTCCGATGTACAAACAGCCTTCAACGTGATTGATAACAGCAAGAAGATGTCATCCAAAGCGGTAGAAGATTCAAAAGAGGTCGAGCACACCTTACAAAGCATCTCAGCTGCAATCAGCGAGATCTTCAGTATGACGGAACAGATCGCTACGGCTACAGAAGAGCAAGCGGTTGTGACTCAAGATATCGCGCAAAACGTGATGGCAGTTGAGCAGAAATCGACAGAGTCGACCACTGGCGCAACTCAAATTGCAGCAACAGCCAAAGAACAAGCTGAACTGGCAGCGTCATTGAAAGAGATCGCTAGTACGTTTAAGAGCTAA
- a CDS encoding SDR family oxidoreductase: MNVTNEPKSRILVAGATGYLGRHLIEALQACDADFKAQARSADKLKALGLNDSQIQIAQVTDANSLRGCCDGVDIVISCVGITRQKEGLSYMDVDYQANLNLLEEAERAGVNKFVYVSAFRANVIKNVRLLEAKERFAQRLLASEQLAPCVIRPNGFFADIEEFYNMAQSGRVHLFDSGDVRLNAIHGIDLAEFILASLSNTEKELDVGGPDILSATQIAELAFQSQGKTARITYVPDWVRKLALWVIRRLPESRVGPAEFFLSAMEGDAIAPCVGKHHLSDHFSQLNNESNKG; encoded by the coding sequence ATGAACGTAACGAATGAGCCCAAAAGCCGAATTCTAGTGGCTGGGGCGACAGGATACTTAGGTCGTCATCTTATCGAAGCGCTCCAAGCGTGTGATGCTGATTTCAAAGCACAAGCTCGCAGTGCTGATAAGTTGAAGGCTCTCGGTCTGAACGACTCTCAAATTCAGATCGCACAAGTGACCGATGCTAATAGCCTAAGAGGGTGCTGCGATGGAGTGGATATCGTCATCTCTTGTGTTGGTATCACACGTCAGAAAGAGGGGTTGAGTTACATGGATGTCGACTATCAAGCCAACCTAAATCTGTTGGAAGAAGCAGAACGAGCAGGCGTTAACAAGTTTGTTTATGTATCGGCATTTAGAGCGAATGTGATTAAAAACGTTCGCTTACTTGAAGCAAAAGAGCGCTTTGCTCAGCGCTTACTGGCATCAGAACAATTAGCACCTTGCGTGATTCGTCCGAATGGATTTTTTGCCGACATCGAAGAGTTCTACAACATGGCTCAGTCGGGAAGGGTGCACCTTTTTGATTCAGGGGATGTTCGTTTGAATGCAATTCATGGTATAGATTTAGCCGAATTTATCTTGGCTTCACTGTCTAATACGGAAAAAGAGTTGGATGTGGGCGGGCCTGATATCCTCAGTGCAACACAAATAGCAGAGCTTGCTTTTCAGTCTCAGGGCAAAACAGCGCGAATTACTTATGTTCCCGACTGGGTTAGGAAACTGGCTTTATGGGTGATAAGGCGGCTACCGGAAAGTCGAGTTGGGCCTGCGGAGTTTTTCTTGAGCGCAATGGAAGGTGATGCCATTGCGCCATGCGTGGGAAAACATCATTTAAGTGACCACTTTTCCCAGCTTAATAACGAGTCTAATAAAGGCTAG
- a CDS encoding TetR/AcrR family transcriptional regulator, with product MPKIVDHDKRREEIALKAAGVFLEFGYKELGMRQLCSHLNMSKSAVYHYYKSKDELFKAATEAIVRHDSDNLADLPLAVDATTEQKIENFVHIFQTIESRHFQEMKLVFDYIDVIGQEAVAEDASIEIANNKYQQLLAQYIDAENAVELYSILIGLLTHQTLCGGKLEPEYVRSVASKYLT from the coding sequence ATGCCAAAGATCGTCGATCATGACAAAAGACGCGAAGAGATCGCACTGAAAGCCGCGGGTGTGTTTTTGGAGTTTGGTTATAAAGAGCTGGGAATGAGACAGCTGTGCTCACACCTCAACATGAGCAAAAGCGCGGTTTATCACTATTACAAAAGTAAAGATGAGCTGTTCAAGGCTGCGACCGAAGCGATTGTTCGACACGATAGCGATAACCTCGCCGACTTGCCTCTAGCTGTGGATGCAACCACTGAGCAGAAGATTGAAAACTTCGTCCACATCTTTCAAACCATCGAATCACGTCACTTCCAAGAAATGAAGTTGGTCTTTGATTACATTGATGTAATTGGTCAAGAAGCCGTAGCTGAAGATGCCAGCATCGAAATCGCCAACAATAAATATCAACAACTGCTCGCCCAATACATCGATGCCGAGAATGCGGTTGAGCTGTACAGCATCCTAATCGGCCTGCTAACTCACCAAACCCTGTGTGGTGGAAAGCTTGAACCTGAGTATGTGCGTTCCGTGGCAAGCAAATACTTAACCTAA
- a CDS encoding TetR/AcrR family transcriptional regulator yields the protein MAKTAKFDRQDVVDKATNLYWEKGFHATSMRNLQDVIDMRPGSIYATFGSKEGLFKETLARYTELGILNLNRFRSETDSPIKALESFVKRAVVESKQSSPNGMCMLAKTVAELTDEHAELLEEAKKSLKIMEGEFAKLITEAQELGEISKEREPAQLARHVQVQIAGLRTYAKTCDDIDLLNSMVEDIFKYHPF from the coding sequence ATGGCTAAGACCGCGAAGTTCGATAGACAAGATGTAGTAGATAAAGCAACGAACCTGTATTGGGAAAAGGGCTTTCACGCGACATCTATGCGTAACCTGCAAGATGTGATTGATATGCGTCCGGGTAGCATCTACGCGACGTTTGGCAGCAAAGAAGGTTTGTTTAAAGAGACACTTGCTCGCTATACCGAACTTGGCATCCTCAATCTGAACCGTTTTCGCAGCGAAACAGACTCTCCAATCAAAGCGCTCGAAAGCTTCGTCAAACGTGCTGTGGTCGAATCAAAACAGAGCTCGCCAAATGGCATGTGTATGCTGGCAAAAACGGTGGCTGAACTGACTGATGAACACGCTGAGCTATTAGAAGAAGCCAAGAAATCACTGAAGATCATGGAAGGTGAGTTCGCTAAACTGATTACCGAAGCGCAAGAGCTAGGTGAAATCAGCAAAGAGCGCGAACCAGCTCAACTTGCTCGTCATGTTCAAGTTCAGATCGCAGGCCTGCGTACCTACGCGAAAACCTGTGACGACATCGATTTGCTTAACTCAATGGTTGAAGACATATTTAAGTATCATCCTTTCTAA
- a CDS encoding fructose-specific PTS transporter subunit EIIC — translation MDITNIIEPEIICLDLQADSKQAVFEELVELLDRAGKLSNKSEFLDDIWKREAIGNTGFDDGIAIPHAKSTAVAKPAVAVGISRTGIDYGADGGELSDVFFMLASPDNNDDHHIEVLAQISTKLIEDGFVTKLKAVESVEEAQELFLEANSDSFDSYASSHHEVYVEPLSPWAQSLNRLKEHLLYGTSHMIPFVVAGGVLLSLSVMMSGHGAVPESGVLADIAQMGIAGLTLFTAVLGGYIAYSMADKPGLAPGMIGSWVAVNQYNTGFLGAIVVGFFAGFVVNLLKKIKLPDSMISLSSIFIYPLVGTFVTCGAVMWVIGSPIAQVMLEMNQMLTGMAGSGKMVLGSILGAMTAFDMGGPINKVATLFAQTQVNTQPWLMGGVGIAICTPPLGMALATFISPKKFKRDEREAGKAAGIMGMIGISEGAIPFAAADPARVLPAVVAGGIVGNVVGFMFHVVNHAPWGGWIVLPVVDGKIGYIIGTLAGALTTALIVILLKKNVVEGEASSNQFAGGSVTEEGQADVLAITSCPSGVAHTFLAAKSLEKAAYHLGVRIKVETQGANGIGNRITPKDIERARLVIFAHDVAIKEVERFANVKTLDVSTKEAMLNAQALIMRKV, via the coding sequence ATGGATATCACTAACATTATCGAGCCCGAGATTATCTGCTTAGATTTGCAAGCAGACTCAAAACAGGCAGTATTTGAAGAGCTTGTCGAGTTACTCGATCGTGCCGGTAAGCTCTCGAATAAAAGTGAATTCCTTGATGATATCTGGAAGCGTGAGGCTATTGGTAATACCGGTTTTGATGACGGTATTGCGATTCCACATGCGAAAAGTACCGCCGTTGCTAAACCTGCTGTCGCGGTAGGCATTAGCCGAACGGGCATTGATTATGGTGCAGACGGCGGTGAACTCTCTGATGTGTTCTTCATGCTCGCTTCACCAGACAACAACGACGACCATCATATCGAGGTACTGGCTCAGATCTCGACAAAATTGATCGAAGATGGCTTTGTTACAAAATTAAAGGCAGTCGAGTCGGTCGAAGAGGCTCAAGAGCTGTTTCTCGAAGCCAATTCGGATTCCTTCGATAGCTATGCTTCTAGCCATCATGAAGTGTATGTCGAGCCGCTCAGTCCTTGGGCACAATCCCTCAATCGCCTTAAAGAACACTTGTTGTATGGCACTTCGCACATGATCCCATTCGTGGTTGCGGGCGGTGTGTTGTTGTCTTTGTCGGTGATGATGTCGGGTCACGGTGCAGTACCAGAGAGTGGCGTTCTGGCAGACATCGCGCAGATGGGTATCGCAGGCTTAACCCTGTTTACAGCAGTATTAGGTGGTTACATTGCGTATTCAATGGCCGACAAACCGGGTTTAGCGCCCGGTATGATTGGTTCTTGGGTTGCGGTGAACCAATACAATACAGGCTTCCTCGGTGCAATTGTGGTCGGGTTCTTTGCGGGCTTTGTGGTGAATCTACTTAAAAAGATCAAGCTGCCAGACAGCATGATCTCGCTAAGCTCTATTTTCATTTACCCGCTAGTCGGCACCTTTGTAACTTGTGGTGCGGTGATGTGGGTGATTGGCTCTCCGATAGCTCAAGTGATGCTTGAGATGAACCAAATGCTTACTGGTATGGCGGGTTCAGGGAAAATGGTGCTCGGCAGTATTTTAGGCGCGATGACGGCTTTTGATATGGGCGGCCCGATTAACAAGGTTGCTACGTTGTTTGCTCAAACGCAGGTGAATACTCAGCCATGGTTGATGGGTGGCGTTGGCATTGCGATTTGTACGCCACCACTCGGTATGGCTCTCGCGACTTTTATATCGCCGAAGAAGTTTAAGCGAGATGAACGTGAAGCCGGAAAAGCTGCAGGCATCATGGGAATGATCGGCATCAGTGAAGGTGCGATTCCATTTGCTGCCGCTGACCCTGCACGTGTTCTACCTGCAGTTGTGGCTGGTGGTATTGTCGGGAACGTAGTTGGTTTCATGTTCCATGTGGTAAACCATGCGCCATGGGGAGGTTGGATTGTTTTGCCTGTGGTTGATGGCAAGATTGGCTACATCATTGGCACATTGGCGGGAGCGCTCACCACTGCTTTGATCGTGATACTACTGAAAAAGAATGTGGTCGAAGGTGAGGCGAGTTCCAACCAGTTTGCAGGTGGTTCGGTGACAGAAGAAGGGCAAGCGGATGTGCTCGCGATCACTTCTTGTCCGTCTGGTGTTGCCCACACTTTCTTAGCAGCCAAGTCTCTGGAAAAAGCGGCGTATCATCTTGGGGTTCGGATTAAAGTCGAGACACAAGGTGCTAACGGGATTGGTAATCGCATCACACCAAAAGACATTGAAAGGGCGAGGTTGGTGATCTTCGCTCACGATGTGGCGATTAAGGAAGTCGAGCGCTTTGCGAACGTCAAAACGTTAGATGTCAGCACCAAAGAGGCGATGCTTAATGCGCAAGCGTTGATTATGAGAAAGGTGTAA
- a CDS encoding PTS fructose transporter subunit IIB, whose product MRIVAVTACPTGIAHTYMAADALNKTAPKFNVSIKVETQGAMGIENLLTAQDITLADKVLIVSDIDIEQPNRFDPAKTLFIPMEEVLLSVDKVFIKHCRT is encoded by the coding sequence ATGAGAATTGTAGCGGTAACTGCGTGCCCTACAGGCATTGCGCACACCTATATGGCAGCTGATGCTTTAAATAAAACTGCCCCTAAATTCAACGTTTCAATCAAGGTTGAAACACAAGGCGCTATGGGTATTGAAAACTTACTGACTGCACAGGATATTACTCTCGCAGACAAGGTATTGATCGTCTCTGATATCGACATTGAACAGCCAAACCGCTTCGACCCAGCGAAAACCTTATTCATCCCCATGGAAGAGGTATTGTTGAGTGTCGATAAAGTTTTTATTAAGCATTGTCGCACCTAG
- a CDS encoding PTS sugar transporter subunit IIA produces MNEYQITFFVDDPAANSHVAQPLSRLAKKFKSTIRIINITQNRTADLSKSVAMLQVGLLRGDLCQITAIGIDAELACFVLKDVIAEHYAMVGSQVNYEFSNDLIQRMPQICPPCDIKWHHAKAQTQLTKFECLKGLAQLVYPEDPDELILAFIKREERSSTCVSPGIALPHVMFESTQDLSIAVIVSDDPIDWASRIGEVHVAIALVLPANPQREHIVAATNLTRNLLHDQVNERLQKTRSSVDLQALLMYISSRLI; encoded by the coding sequence ATGAACGAATATCAGATCACCTTCTTCGTTGACGATCCTGCCGCGAACTCACACGTCGCGCAGCCACTTAGCCGCTTAGCAAAGAAGTTCAAAAGTACCATCCGTATTATCAACATCACTCAAAACCGAACGGCCGATCTCTCCAAGTCTGTCGCGATGTTACAAGTGGGTTTACTTCGTGGCGATTTGTGCCAGATAACTGCGATCGGTATCGATGCCGAGCTGGCCTGTTTCGTTCTTAAAGATGTCATTGCTGAGCACTACGCCATGGTCGGCTCACAAGTGAACTATGAGTTCTCGAACGACTTAATCCAGCGCATGCCGCAGATATGCCCACCTTGCGACATCAAGTGGCATCATGCCAAAGCACAAACCCAACTGACCAAGTTTGAATGCTTAAAAGGGCTCGCTCAATTGGTGTATCCAGAAGATCCGGATGAACTGATACTCGCATTTATTAAACGAGAAGAACGCTCGTCTACATGTGTATCCCCAGGGATCGCACTGCCGCATGTGATGTTTGAATCGACCCAAGATCTCTCGATTGCGGTCATCGTCAGTGACGACCCGATTGATTGGGCATCACGCATCGGCGAAGTGCATGTTGCTATTGCTTTGGTACTGCCTGCCAATCCACAGCGAGAACATATTGTGGCGGCCACCAACCTAACCAGAAACCTGCTTCACGATCAGGTCAATGAGCGTTTACAAAAGACTCGAAGCAGTGTCGACCTACAAGCTTTGCTCATGTACATCTCTTCTCGTCTGATTTAG
- a CDS encoding sodium:solute symporter family transporter, whose product MELNTLIVGIYFLFLIAIGWMFRTFTSTTSDYFRGGGNMLWWMVGATAFMTQFSAWTFTGAAGKAYADGLAVAVIFLANAFGYLMNYLYFAPKFRQLRVVTPIDAIRMRFGSFNEQVFTWSGMPNSIVSAGIWLNGLAIIASGIFGFDMTTTIVLTGLVVLVMSVTGGSWAVIASDFMQMVIIMAVTVTCAAVAIVQGGGVTEIVKDFPVAEGASFVSGNNLNYVSIFGIWAFFIFFKQFSITNNMLNSYRYLAAKDSKNAKKAALLACILMTIGPIIWFMPPWFVAGQGVDLAAHYPDAGSKAGDFAYLYFVEQYMPAGMVGLLIAAMFAATMSSMDSGLNRNSGIFVINFYQPILRPNATEKELMIVSKLMSTFFGLAIILIALFINSLKGLSLFDTMMYVGALIGFPMTIPAFCGFFLKKTPDWAGWGTLVVGAIVSYIVGFVITAEMLQNLFNLEPLTGREWSDLKVAVGLIAHLVFTGGFFVLSTLFYKPLEASRQKDVDTFFNNLATPLVSESTAQKKLDNKQRHMLGSLIAVSGVAVMAMFALPNPFWGRMMFVLCGGIVFIVGLMLVKAVDDSVEDAKQESKTA is encoded by the coding sequence GCAGCAGGTAAAGCGTATGCCGATGGGTTGGCTGTCGCGGTTATCTTCTTAGCGAACGCATTTGGTTACCTGATGAACTACCTGTACTTCGCTCCGAAATTCCGTCAACTACGTGTGGTAACACCAATTGACGCGATTCGTATGCGTTTTGGTAGCTTCAACGAGCAAGTATTTACTTGGTCTGGCATGCCGAACAGTATTGTTTCTGCGGGTATCTGGCTGAACGGTTTGGCGATCATCGCATCGGGCATCTTTGGTTTCGATATGACGACAACCATCGTCCTGACTGGTCTTGTTGTACTTGTTATGTCGGTGACAGGCGGCTCTTGGGCGGTTATCGCGTCTGACTTCATGCAGATGGTTATTATCATGGCGGTAACCGTAACGTGTGCTGCGGTTGCTATCGTGCAAGGTGGTGGCGTTACTGAAATTGTTAAAGACTTCCCTGTGGCTGAAGGCGCATCATTCGTTTCTGGTAACAATCTGAACTATGTAAGCATCTTCGGAATCTGGGCATTCTTTATCTTCTTCAAACAGTTCAGTATCACCAACAACATGTTGAACTCTTACCGTTACCTAGCGGCAAAAGACTCGAAGAACGCGAAAAAAGCGGCTCTGCTAGCATGTATTCTAATGACTATCGGTCCAATCATTTGGTTCATGCCACCTTGGTTTGTAGCAGGACAAGGCGTTGACCTTGCAGCACATTACCCAGATGCAGGCTCTAAAGCAGGCGACTTTGCTTACCTATACTTCGTAGAGCAATACATGCCAGCTGGTATGGTGGGGCTTCTGATCGCAGCGATGTTTGCAGCAACCATGTCTTCAATGGACTCAGGCTTAAACCGTAACTCAGGTATCTTTGTCATCAACTTCTACCAACCGATTCTTCGTCCAAACGCGACAGAGAAAGAGCTGATGATTGTGTCTAAGTTGATGTCTACCTTCTTCGGTCTTGCCATCATCCTTATCGCGCTGTTCATTAACTCTCTAAAAGGTTTGAGCCTATTCGACACCATGATGTACGTGGGTGCGTTGATTGGCTTCCCAATGACCATTCCAGCATTCTGTGGCTTCTTCCTTAAGAAGACTCCGGACTGGGCAGGTTGGGGTACGCTAGTGGTTGGTGCGATTGTTTCTTACATCGTAGGCTTTGTGATTACGGCTGAAATGCTGCAGAACTTGTTCAACCTAGAACCTCTAACTGGCCGCGAATGGTCTGACTTGAAAGTAGCTGTAGGTCTGATCGCGCACCTAGTGTTTACAGGCGGCTTCTTTGTTCTTTCGACATTGTTCTACAAACCACTAGAAGCGTCTCGTCAGAAAGATGTGGATACCTTCTTCAACAACCTTGCGACGCCATTGGTTTCTGAATCAACAGCGCAGAAGAAGCTGGATAACAAACAACGTCACATGCTGGGCTCACTGATTGCAGTGTCTGGTGTGGCAGTGATGGCGATGTTTGCTCTACCGAACCCATTCTGGGGAAGAATGATGTTCGTATTGTGTGGCGGTATCGTGTTCATCGTTGGTCTGATGTTGGTGAAAGCCGTGGACGACTCGGTGGAAGATGCGAAACAAGAGAGCAAAACGGCTTAG